A window from Herbaspirillum sp. meg3 encodes these proteins:
- a CDS encoding LysR family transcriptional regulator, which produces MTKQITADPGWELYRSFLAVLTEGSLSAAARSLGLTQPTIGRHVDALEQAVGFALFTRSQHGFMPTEAALSLQPYAESLASTTAALMRAASAHGGKDASVRGTVRITASEVVGAEILPPILVKLKRAHPELVVELALSNRVEDLLRREADIAVRMLRPTQEVLVTRRVGVIELGFHAHKDYLAQHGTPKNMDQLTEHTLVGFDKETAFVRNAAKDVAIMRRSHFSLRTDSDLAQLALIRAGYGIGICQAPLARRSTDLVRLLPKQFSMQLETWVTMHEDLRNSARVSVTFDALVEGLQEYIAS; this is translated from the coding sequence ATGACTAAACAAATCACTGCGGATCCCGGTTGGGAGCTTTATCGTTCTTTTCTCGCGGTACTGACCGAGGGTTCGCTCTCGGCGGCGGCACGTTCGCTCGGGCTGACGCAACCGACGATCGGGCGCCATGTGGATGCGCTGGAGCAGGCTGTGGGCTTCGCTTTGTTTACGCGTTCGCAACATGGCTTCATGCCGACGGAAGCGGCGCTGAGCTTGCAGCCATACGCAGAAAGTCTGGCATCAACCACGGCGGCCCTGATGCGAGCGGCATCGGCCCATGGCGGCAAGGACGCGTCAGTACGCGGCACCGTCCGCATTACGGCAAGTGAAGTAGTGGGCGCGGAAATCCTGCCGCCGATTCTGGTCAAGCTGAAACGGGCGCATCCGGAGTTGGTGGTCGAGCTGGCCTTGTCGAATCGTGTCGAAGACTTGCTGCGGCGTGAAGCCGACATTGCTGTGCGCATGCTGCGGCCGACGCAGGAGGTACTGGTCACGCGCCGTGTCGGCGTGATCGAACTTGGTTTTCACGCGCACAAGGATTACCTTGCACAACATGGCACGCCGAAGAACATGGATCAGTTGACGGAACACACGCTGGTTGGTTTCGACAAGGAAACCGCGTTCGTGCGGAATGCCGCCAAGGATGTGGCGATCATGCGCCGCAGTCATTTTTCATTGCGCACCGACAGCGATCTGGCGCAACTGGCGCTGATCCGTGCAGGTTACGGCATCGGTATTTGCCAGGCACCGTTGGCCAGGCGCAGTACGGATCTGGTGCGCTTGCTTCCTAAACAGTTTTCCATGCAGCTTGAGACCTGGGTGACGATGCACGAGGATCTGCGTAACAGCGCACGCGTGAGCGTGACCTTCGACGCCTTGGTTGAGGGCTTGCAAGAATACATCGCATCATGA
- a CDS encoding SDR family oxidoreductase produces the protein MNNETTTTKTALVLGATGGIGGEMARKLQARGWQVRALHRNAAEVAARPGMQQYDWIAGDAMQRADVVAAARDVDLIVHAVNPPGYQRWAELVLPMIDNSIAAAQDFGARILLPGTVYNYGPDALPNLSEDSAQRPLTRKGAIRVELERRLQAAAGDNVRSLIVRAGDFFGPHSGNNWFSQCLVKPGKIPTSITNPGKQGLGHQWTYLPDLAETMMRLIEREEALEAFATFQMHGHWDADGMQMINAIRRAVGNPALPLRSFPWWLLAPASPFVPLFKEMKEMRYLWQQPVRMSNQRLLQVLGHEPHTPLDEAVRATLEGLGCLPASKQHNTATV, from the coding sequence ATGAACAATGAAACGACGACGACAAAGACCGCCCTGGTGCTCGGCGCTACCGGCGGCATCGGCGGCGAAATGGCCCGCAAGCTGCAGGCGCGTGGCTGGCAAGTACGCGCCCTGCATCGCAATGCCGCCGAAGTCGCCGCCCGCCCCGGCATGCAACAGTACGATTGGATAGCAGGCGACGCCATGCAGCGTGCCGACGTGGTTGCAGCGGCACGCGACGTCGACCTGATCGTCCACGCCGTCAACCCGCCGGGCTATCAACGCTGGGCCGAGCTGGTGCTGCCGATGATCGACAACAGCATCGCCGCCGCACAGGATTTCGGAGCACGTATTTTGCTGCCTGGCACCGTCTACAACTACGGCCCGGATGCCCTGCCGAACCTGAGCGAAGACTCGGCACAGCGCCCGCTCACCCGCAAAGGTGCGATTCGCGTCGAGCTGGAACGCCGCCTGCAAGCCGCTGCCGGCGATAATGTCCGCAGCCTGATCGTCCGAGCCGGTGATTTTTTCGGCCCGCACTCAGGCAACAACTGGTTTTCGCAATGCCTGGTCAAACCGGGCAAGATACCGACGTCGATCACCAATCCCGGGAAACAAGGACTCGGCCATCAGTGGACCTATCTGCCGGATCTGGCCGAGACCATGATGCGCCTGATCGAACGAGAAGAAGCGCTGGAGGCGTTCGCGACCTTCCAGATGCACGGGCACTGGGATGCCGACGGCATGCAGATGATCAACGCCATTCGCCGTGCGGTCGGCAACCCCGCACTGCCATTGCGCAGCTTTCCATGGTGGCTGCTGGCACCGGCCTCGCCTTTTGTACCGCTGTTCAAAGAAATGAAAGAGATGCGCTACCTCTGGCAACAACCGGTGCGCATGAGCAATCAACGCTTGCTGCAGGTTCTGGGTCACGAACCGCATACGCCGCTGGATGAAGCGGTGCGCGCGACGCTTGAAGGTCTTGGTTGCCTGCCTGCATCCAAACAGCACAATACCGCGACGGTCTGA
- a CDS encoding CysB family HTH-type transcriptional regulator — translation MNFQQLRSIREAARCGFNLTEVANVLFTSQPGVSRQIRELEEELGVEIFERNGKRLIGLTEPGKGILHIIERLLLEAENLRQASQEYAGEQSGTLTIATTHTQARYVLPRVVQAFRAAFPQVRIALQQSAPEHIAEWVMSGKADVGIATEGLSQFKDLVSFPCYTWNHVIVVPQGHPLLSLKHPITLEELAAHSLITYDVGFTGRGHIDDAFRKAGIEKDIVLTAMDSDVIQQYVALGLGVGIVASMAIEQGKHHGLEAIEASHLFAQNITRLAVRRGAYLRAYTYDFILQFAPELKRADIVAALNEPTAH, via the coding sequence ATGAATTTCCAGCAATTGCGTTCCATCCGAGAAGCCGCACGTTGCGGCTTCAACCTGACTGAAGTCGCCAACGTGCTGTTCACTTCGCAACCCGGTGTGAGCCGCCAGATTCGTGAGCTGGAAGAAGAGCTCGGCGTCGAAATTTTTGAGCGTAACGGCAAGCGTCTGATCGGTCTGACCGAGCCGGGTAAGGGCATCTTGCACATCATCGAACGTCTCTTGCTGGAAGCGGAAAATCTGCGTCAGGCCAGTCAGGAATACGCCGGTGAACAGAGCGGCACGCTGACCATTGCGACTACGCACACGCAGGCGCGTTATGTTCTGCCACGCGTGGTGCAGGCTTTCCGTGCGGCGTTTCCGCAAGTGCGGATTGCGCTCCAGCAGAGTGCGCCGGAACATATCGCAGAGTGGGTCATGTCCGGCAAGGCCGATGTCGGTATCGCGACGGAAGGCCTGAGCCAATTCAAGGATCTGGTCTCTTTCCCTTGCTATACCTGGAACCACGTCATCGTCGTTCCGCAAGGGCATCCGCTGCTGTCGCTAAAACATCCGATCACGCTGGAAGAATTGGCCGCGCATTCGCTGATTACCTATGACGTCGGCTTCACCGGTCGCGGTCACATCGACGATGCCTTCCGCAAGGCCGGCATCGAGAAGGATATCGTGCTTACCGCCATGGATTCGGACGTGATTCAGCAATACGTCGCGCTTGGCCTGGGCGTGGGCATCGTGGCATCGATGGCGATCGAGCAGGGCAAGCATCATGGTCTGGAGGCGATTGAGGCATCGCACTTGTTTGCGCAGAACATCACGCGGCTGGCAGTGCGTCGCGGCGCCTATCTGCGTGCTTACACCTACGACTTTATCCTGCAATTTGCACCGGAACTCAAGCGCGCCGATATCGTTGCCGCATTGAACGAGCCGACTGCGCATTGA
- a CDS encoding sulfate/molybdate ABC transporter ATP-binding protein, which yields MSIEVKDINKRFGNFVALNNVSLNFPAGELTALLGPSGCGKTTLLRIIAGLESPDSGQVLLDGDDASARHVRERQVGFVFQHYALFKHMTVFENIAFGLRVKPRNQRPSEAQIREKVTSLLELVQLDWLADRYPPQLSGGQRQRIALARALAVEPRVLLLDEPFGALDAKVRKELRRWLRRLHDELHVTSIFVTHDQEEALEVADQIVLMNKGNVEQIGSPSEVYNHPASPFVYGFLGNVNLFHGRVHEGVLEAGGVTFDAPDHAQAQDEKGIGYVRPHDLEVDRYSPGAEGIVAQLRRSHAIGPLAQLELERDDNSELIEAVISNERFAQLNLKDGETLVVRPRRLHVFVDNAASTGVTQNKDAR from the coding sequence ATGAGCATCGAAGTCAAAGACATCAACAAGCGGTTCGGAAATTTTGTCGCGCTGAACAACGTTTCGCTGAATTTCCCCGCAGGCGAACTGACCGCTTTGTTAGGCCCGTCCGGCTGTGGCAAGACCACGCTGCTGCGCATCATTGCCGGTCTGGAGTCGCCTGATTCCGGCCAGGTGCTGCTGGACGGCGACGACGCGTCGGCACGCCACGTGCGTGAGCGCCAGGTGGGTTTTGTCTTTCAGCACTATGCCTTGTTCAAGCACATGACGGTGTTCGAAAACATCGCCTTCGGCCTGCGCGTCAAACCACGCAATCAGCGTCCGTCGGAAGCGCAGATCCGGGAAAAGGTCACCAGCCTGCTCGAACTGGTTCAACTGGATTGGCTGGCAGATCGTTATCCGCCGCAGCTGTCTGGTGGTCAGCGTCAGCGTATCGCCCTGGCGCGCGCGTTGGCGGTGGAACCACGCGTGCTGCTGCTGGATGAGCCGTTTGGCGCACTCGACGCCAAGGTACGCAAGGAGCTGCGCCGCTGGTTGCGCCGTCTGCATGACGAGCTGCATGTCACCAGTATTTTCGTCACCCACGATCAGGAAGAAGCGCTGGAAGTGGCCGACCAGATCGTGTTGATGAACAAGGGTAACGTCGAACAGATCGGTTCACCGAGCGAGGTCTACAACCACCCGGCGTCGCCGTTCGTCTACGGCTTCCTCGGCAACGTGAACCTGTTCCATGGCCGCGTGCACGAGGGCGTGCTGGAAGCAGGCGGCGTTACCTTTGACGCGCCGGATCATGCGCAGGCACAGGATGAAAAAGGCATCGGCTACGTGCGTCCGCATGACCTCGAAGTCGACCGTTATTCACCCGGCGCTGAAGGTATCGTCGCTCAGCTCAGGCGCTCGCACGCCATCGGGCCGCTGGCGCAACTGGAACTGGAGCGTGACGATAATTCGGAACTGATCGAAGCCGTCATTTCCAACGAGCGTTTTGCACAATTGAATCTGAAAGATGGCGAAACACTGGTGGTGCGACCGCGCCGCCTGCATGTGTTCGTCGACAACGCGGCCTCTACCGGGGTCACACAGAATAAGGATGCACGATGA
- the cysW gene encoding sulfate ABC transporter permease subunit CysW: MSAIITPGVTAAGPTAIMRGEPAYAPAATLEPLWVRILLIGIAFAFLTLFLFVPLVAVFYEGLKKGWDVYIDNIIEPDAWSAIKLTLLTAAIAVPLNLVFGVAAAWSIAKFEFRGKNILLTLIDLPFSVSPVISGLIYVLLFGLQGYFGPWLREHDIKILFAVPGIVLATVFVTFPFVARELIPLMQSQGSEEEEAALVLGASGWKTFWHVTLPNIKWGLLYGVILCNARAMGEFGAVSVVSGHIRGETNTIPLQVEILYNEFNIVGAFAVASLLAFLALVTLAIKSFIEWRLHKQLTAHVAHPGADLE; encoded by the coding sequence ATGAGCGCCATCATTACTCCTGGCGTCACCGCCGCCGGCCCGACCGCAATCATGCGCGGCGAGCCGGCTTACGCACCGGCTGCCACGCTGGAACCATTGTGGGTGCGCATCCTGCTGATCGGGATCGCTTTTGCTTTCCTGACCTTGTTCCTGTTCGTGCCGTTGGTCGCCGTCTTTTATGAAGGCCTGAAAAAAGGCTGGGACGTCTACATCGACAACATCATCGAACCGGATGCCTGGTCGGCCATCAAGCTGACCTTGCTGACCGCCGCCATCGCCGTACCGCTGAATCTGGTGTTCGGCGTGGCGGCGGCATGGTCGATCGCCAAGTTCGAGTTCCGCGGCAAGAACATACTGCTGACGCTGATCGACCTGCCGTTCTCGGTGTCGCCGGTGATCTCGGGTCTGATCTACGTGCTGCTGTTCGGCCTGCAGGGTTACTTCGGTCCGTGGCTGCGCGAGCATGACATCAAGATCCTGTTTGCCGTGCCGGGCATTGTGCTGGCAACGGTGTTTGTGACTTTCCCCTTTGTGGCGCGTGAGCTGATTCCGCTGATGCAGTCGCAGGGCAGCGAAGAAGAAGAGGCTGCGCTGGTTTTGGGTGCATCGGGTTGGAAGACCTTCTGGCACGTCACCTTGCCGAACATCAAGTGGGGGCTGCTGTATGGCGTGATCCTGTGTAATGCCCGTGCGATGGGCGAGTTCGGTGCGGTGTCGGTGGTGTCGGGCCATATCCGCGGCGAGACCAACACGATCCCGCTGCAGGTGGAAATTCTGTACAACGAATTCAATATCGTCGGTGCGTTTGCGGTGGCGTCGCTGCTGGCTTTCCTTGCGCTGGTGACGCTGGCGATCAAGAGCTTTATCGAGTGGCGTCTGCACAAGCAGTTGACCGCACACGTCGCCCATCCCGGCGCAGATCTGGAATAA
- the cysT gene encoding sulfate ABC transporter permease subunit CysT yields the protein MTVPIALPVINKAPFRVLPGFRLSLGFTLFYLTLIVLIPLSAVFLKTFTMTWDAFVSAVTSPRVMASYRLTFGASLLAALLNVIFGGIVAWVLVRYKFPGKRIIDALVDLPFALPTAVAGIALTTLYSQNGWIGRYLAPLGIKVAFTPLGVLVALTFIGLPFVVRTVQPVLEDAERELEEAAASLGASRLQTFARVIFPTVFPALLTGFALAFARATGEYGSVVFIAGNMPMVSEITPLFIITKLEQYDYTGATAIAVVMLIVSFALLLTINLLQAWVRKRGQAEKV from the coding sequence GTGACTGTGCCAATCGCCTTACCTGTTATTAATAAAGCGCCATTCCGGGTGTTGCCGGGCTTTCGCCTGTCGCTCGGTTTCACGCTGTTCTATCTGACGTTAATCGTCCTGATCCCCTTGTCTGCGGTGTTCCTCAAGACTTTCACCATGACCTGGGATGCTTTCGTCAGCGCTGTGACGTCGCCGCGCGTGATGGCGTCGTATCGCCTGACATTTGGCGCCTCGTTATTGGCGGCGCTGCTGAACGTGATTTTCGGCGGCATCGTGGCATGGGTATTGGTGCGCTATAAATTCCCGGGCAAGCGCATCATCGACGCGCTGGTCGATTTGCCGTTTGCCTTGCCGACCGCCGTGGCGGGCATTGCATTGACGACGCTGTATTCGCAGAACGGCTGGATCGGCCGCTATCTCGCCCCGCTCGGCATCAAGGTTGCCTTCACCCCGTTGGGCGTCTTGGTGGCGTTGACCTTCATTGGATTGCCTTTTGTCGTCCGTACCGTACAACCGGTGCTGGAAGATGCGGAACGCGAACTCGAAGAAGCTGCCGCCAGCCTCGGCGCTTCGCGTTTGCAGACCTTCGCCAGGGTGATTTTTCCTACCGTCTTTCCTGCTTTGCTGACCGGTTTCGCGCTGGCGTTTGCCCGCGCCACCGGCGAATACGGCTCGGTGGTTTTCATCGCCGGCAATATGCCCATGGTGTCCGAGATCACGCCACTGTTCATCATTACCAAGCTTGAGCAATACGACTACACCGGCGCAACCGCCATTGCCGTGGTGATGCTGATCGTGTCCTTTGCCTTGCTGCTGACCATCAACCTGCTGCAAGCCTGGGTCCGCAAGCGCGGCCAGGCCGAGAAAGTCTGA
- a CDS encoding FadR/GntR family transcriptional regulator, producing the protein MLKVVTALAELSAPETRLYRVVADRIQAFIRDEQIHAGERLPSERDLAVQLKVSRASVREALIALELTGVIEVRGGSGIYVIEKKGAAPAIQEIGPGPFEILSARCMIEGEVAAIAARMATDGALDAILRALNDMERFYHDRPNNEEADRTFHLSIARATGNSALVSVIENLWDQRGRLWIKMEEHFHTEELRQQTLVDHRRILEAIVDRDPEGARKAMHAHLERVTTEFSRGWGGGKAYMPHHPE; encoded by the coding sequence ATGCTCAAAGTCGTCACTGCTCTCGCCGAACTCAGCGCCCCCGAAACGCGGCTTTACCGCGTGGTCGCCGATCGTATCCAGGCATTCATCCGCGATGAGCAGATTCACGCCGGTGAGCGCCTGCCGTCGGAACGTGATCTGGCTGTGCAGCTCAAGGTCAGCCGCGCATCGGTCCGCGAAGCGCTGATTGCGCTGGAACTGACCGGCGTGATCGAAGTACGCGGCGGTTCCGGGATTTATGTGATCGAGAAGAAAGGCGCAGCGCCGGCCATCCAGGAAATCGGCCCCGGCCCTTTCGAGATCCTGTCGGCGCGCTGCATGATCGAAGGCGAAGTCGCCGCGATTGCCGCGCGCATGGCCACTGACGGCGCACTCGATGCGATCCTGCGCGCGCTCAACGACATGGAGCGCTTCTATCACGACCGCCCCAACAACGAAGAAGCCGACCGCACCTTCCACCTGTCGATTGCCCGCGCCACCGGCAACAGCGCCCTGGTCAGCGTGATCGAAAACCTGTGGGACCAGCGCGGCCGCCTGTGGATCAAGATGGAAGAGCACTTCCATACCGAAGAGTTGCGCCAGCAAACACTGGTCGACCATCGCCGCATCCTTGAGGCCATCGTCGACCGGGATCCCGAAGGCGCCCGCAAGGCGATGCATGCCCATCTCGAACGCGTGACCACGGAATTCTCGCGCGGCTGGGGCGGCGGCAAGGCTTATATGCCGCATCACCCGGAGTAA
- the uxaC gene encoding glucuronate isomerase, giving the protein MPLLHPDRLFPADPDTRTIARRLYKEIKDAPIVSPHGHTDPSWFADNAAFPNPSALLIQPDHYVFRMLFSQGVKLEDLGIPTREGSDGTAVETDPRRIWRLVAKHWPLFRGTPSAMWLDHVFQEVFGLEEGLSVANADRLYDHIDACLQRPEFRPRALFERFNIEVIATTESPLDPLAHHGKLKNDPWQTAKGRPRVVTAYRPDPVIDPEFEGFAANVARFGELTGENTRTWEGYLNAHRNRRAFFKEHGATSTDHGHPSARTADLPLAECKALFDKALSGKITRDEAELFRAQMLTEMAAMSIDDGLVMQIHPGSWRSHSPTMLARFGRDKGFDIPMQTEYVGALKPLLDRFGLDPRLSVILFTLDETSYSRELAPLAGVYPALKLGPAWWFFDAPEGMRRFRELTTETAGFANTVGFNDDTRAFLSIPARHDVSRRIDCGYLARLVAEHRLKEDEALELAHDLTYRLAKQAYRL; this is encoded by the coding sequence ATGCCATTGCTGCACCCAGACCGATTATTTCCCGCTGATCCGGACACGCGTACCATTGCGCGCCGTCTGTATAAAGAGATCAAGGATGCCCCTATCGTCAGCCCGCACGGTCACACCGACCCGAGCTGGTTTGCCGACAACGCCGCCTTCCCCAATCCGTCCGCCCTGCTGATCCAGCCGGACCACTATGTTTTCCGCATGCTGTTCAGCCAGGGCGTCAAGCTGGAAGACCTCGGTATCCCAACACGTGAAGGTAGCGATGGCACTGCCGTGGAAACCGATCCGCGCCGCATCTGGCGTCTGGTGGCCAAACACTGGCCGCTGTTTCGCGGCACGCCGTCCGCCATGTGGCTGGATCATGTGTTCCAGGAAGTGTTCGGTCTGGAAGAAGGCCTGAGCGTCGCCAACGCCGACCGTCTCTACGATCACATCGACGCCTGCCTTCAGCGTCCGGAGTTCCGTCCGCGCGCGCTGTTCGAGCGCTTCAACATTGAAGTCATCGCCACCACCGAGTCGCCGCTCGATCCGCTGGCCCATCACGGCAAGCTGAAAAACGATCCCTGGCAAACCGCGAAGGGTCGTCCACGTGTGGTCACCGCCTATCGTCCCGATCCGGTGATCGATCCGGAATTTGAAGGCTTCGCCGCCAACGTTGCCCGCTTCGGCGAGCTGACCGGGGAAAACACCCGCACCTGGGAAGGCTATCTGAACGCGCACCGCAATCGCCGCGCCTTCTTCAAGGAACACGGTGCGACCTCGACTGATCATGGCCATCCGAGCGCACGTACCGCCGACTTGCCACTGGCCGAATGCAAAGCACTGTTCGACAAGGCGCTCTCGGGCAAGATCACCCGCGATGAGGCTGAGTTGTTCCGTGCGCAAATGCTGACCGAGATGGCGGCGATGAGTATTGACGATGGCCTCGTGATGCAGATCCATCCCGGCTCCTGGCGCAGCCACAGCCCGACGATGCTGGCACGATTCGGCCGCGACAAGGGATTCGACATTCCGATGCAGACCGAATACGTCGGTGCGCTCAAGCCACTGCTCGACCGCTTCGGTCTCGATCCGCGTCTGTCCGTCATTCTCTTCACGCTGGACGAAACCAGCTACTCACGCGAGCTGGCGCCGCTGGCAGGTGTGTATCCGGCACTCAAGCTTGGCCCTGCATGGTGGTTCTTCGATGCGCCGGAAGGCATGCGCCGTTTCCGCGAGCTGACGACCGAGACCGCCGGCTTCGCCAACACGGTCGGCTTCAACGACGACACCCGCGCCTTCCTGTCGATCCCTGCGCGCCACGACGTCAGCCGCCGCATCGATTGCGGCTATCTGGCGCGACTGGTTGCCGAACATCGCCTGAAGGAAGACGAAGCGCTGGAACTGGCGCATGACCTGACATACCGATTGGCCAAACAGGCTTATCGCTTGTAA
- a CDS encoding extracellular solute-binding protein, which yields MKQVLNTLHKATRRTVMAAAIGLGLAAMVGSPAAHAQAAVTINVVDVAGSLALLQDAIESYKTAHPNVKFTFTKAPAPELPSKLKAMQNAKRSDIDLVLGGTDILAAGIEQNLWVTLLPENNAKFAPLTENYLPEVKKMQELAHNQGLAVAFMPAGPLLEYNPDKVKQVPTTPQELLAWCKANPNKLIYARPANSGPGRTFLMGLPYLLGDKDPKDPVKGWDKTWAYLKDLNTCIEYYPGGTGAVMKELGEGSRDMTVTVTGWDINPRALGVVPKEFKVGAFKNMTWVNDTHYMIVPKGLAPAKQAVVLDVMAYLLQPKQQAQTYDKGYFYPGPAIKNVPVTMAPQASQDTLKEFGRAEYADWIAKFPHVQPLDAQVMVKAFRIWDEQVGAQKFK from the coding sequence ATGAAACAGGTTTTGAACACCTTGCACAAAGCGACCCGTCGCACCGTCATGGCAGCCGCCATCGGCCTGGGCCTGGCCGCAATGGTCGGCAGCCCTGCAGCACATGCGCAGGCAGCCGTTACCATCAACGTGGTCGACGTCGCCGGTTCGCTGGCCTTGCTGCAAGATGCTATCGAGTCGTACAAGACCGCGCATCCCAACGTCAAATTCACCTTCACCAAAGCGCCTGCGCCTGAGCTGCCAAGCAAGCTCAAGGCGATGCAGAACGCCAAGCGCAGCGACATCGATCTGGTCCTCGGCGGCACCGACATCCTGGCCGCCGGCATCGAGCAAAACCTGTGGGTGACACTGCTGCCGGAAAACAATGCCAAGTTTGCACCGCTGACCGAGAACTATCTGCCGGAAGTGAAGAAAATGCAGGAACTGGCGCATAACCAGGGTCTGGCCGTCGCCTTCATGCCTGCCGGTCCCCTGCTGGAATACAACCCGGACAAGGTCAAGCAAGTGCCGACCACGCCACAGGAATTGCTGGCATGGTGCAAAGCCAATCCGAACAAGCTGATCTACGCCCGCCCGGCCAACTCCGGCCCGGGCCGTACTTTCCTGATGGGCCTGCCGTACCTGCTCGGCGACAAGGATCCGAAAGATCCGGTCAAGGGCTGGGATAAGACCTGGGCTTATCTGAAAGACCTGAACACCTGCATCGAGTACTACCCGGGCGGCACCGGCGCCGTGATGAAAGAACTCGGCGAAGGCTCGCGCGACATGACCGTCACCGTGACCGGCTGGGACATCAATCCGCGCGCACTGGGCGTGGTGCCGAAAGAGTTCAAGGTCGGTGCCTTCAAGAACATGACCTGGGTCAACGACACGCATTACATGATCGTGCCGAAGGGTCTGGCTCCCGCCAAGCAAGCCGTGGTGCTGGACGTGATGGCCTATCTACTGCAGCCGAAGCAACAGGCGCAGACCTACGACAAGGGTTACTTCTATCCTGGCCCGGCAATCAAGAACGTGCCGGTAACGATGGCGCCGCAAGCCAGCCAGGACACGCTGAAAGAATTCGGCCGCGCCGAGTACGCCGACTGGATTGCCAAGTTCCCGCACGTGCAACCGCTGGATGCGCAGGTAATGGTGAAAGCATTCCGTATCTGGGATGAACAAGTCGGCGCACAGAAGTTCAAGTAA
- a CDS encoding ABC transporter ATP-binding protein translates to MKPDFKTLRLDRVTRRFGGTGKTTEAQQVAALDGLQMDIARGEFIALLGPSGCGKSTALNCIAGLLPLSDGGIYLDDHRIDTLPPEQRGFGMVFQNYALFPHMTVAKNVGFGLLMRGVPAAEIQTRVKRALDLVQLAQHMNKLPGQLSGGQQQRVAIARAIVIEPPLILMDEPLSNLDAKLRLEMRSEIRRIHGELGRTTLYVTHDQDEALSLADRIVVMKDGKVQQIGTPPEVYGQPSNLAVARFMGYRNELVLDVVGQDAQTVTLAGPGVNLIGIPKMRLNGRAAVSIRPEEFSICADGTSPGNSISARVESVEYYGRESLFMLRTQDNTRLYVRAEGKASPGETIRVSVPADRVLAYPFEQVA, encoded by the coding sequence ATGAAACCTGACTTCAAGACATTGCGACTGGATCGCGTTACACGTCGCTTTGGCGGCACCGGAAAAACTACCGAAGCGCAGCAAGTCGCCGCACTTGATGGTTTGCAAATGGATATTGCGCGCGGCGAATTCATCGCCCTGCTCGGCCCTTCGGGCTGCGGCAAATCGACCGCGCTGAACTGCATCGCCGGCCTGCTGCCGCTGTCGGATGGCGGCATCTATCTTGACGATCACCGTATCGATACCTTGCCGCCTGAACAGCGCGGCTTCGGCATGGTGTTTCAGAATTACGCCCTGTTCCCGCACATGACGGTGGCCAAGAATGTCGGCTTCGGCCTGTTGATGCGCGGCGTGCCTGCCGCCGAGATCCAGACCCGCGTCAAACGCGCACTCGATCTGGTGCAACTGGCGCAACACATGAACAAGCTGCCCGGTCAGTTGTCCGGTGGCCAGCAGCAGCGCGTGGCGATCGCCCGCGCCATCGTCATCGAACCACCGCTGATCCTGATGGATGAGCCGCTGTCCAACCTCGACGCCAAACTGCGTCTGGAAATGCGCTCAGAGATCCGCCGCATCCATGGCGAACTAGGCCGCACCACCCTCTACGTCACCCACGATCAGGACGAAGCGCTGTCGCTGGCCGACCGCATCGTCGTCATGAAAGACGGCAAGGTGCAGCAGATCGGCACACCGCCGGAAGTCTACGGCCAACCGTCGAACCTGGCAGTCGCACGCTTCATGGGATATCGGAATGAGCTGGTGCTCGATGTCGTCGGTCAGGATGCGCAGACCGTCACCTTGGCCGGCCCCGGCGTCAATCTGATCGGCATTCCGAAGATGCGCCTGAACGGCCGCGCCGCCGTATCGATCCGTCCGGAAGAATTCAGCATCTGCGCCGATGGTACCTCGCCGGGCAACAGCATCAGCGCACGCGTGGAGTCGGTCGAATACTATGGCCGCGAATCGCTTTTCATGCTGCGCACGCAAGACAATACCCGTCTCTATGTCCGCGCGGAAGGCAAAGCCTCCCCGGGCGAAACCATCCGCGTGTCAGTTCCGGCCGACCGTGTGCTGGCTTATCCTTTTGAGCAGGTGGCATGA